Proteins encoded together in one Amphritea japonica ATCC BAA-1530 window:
- the folB gene encoding dihydroneopterin aldolase: protein MDIVYIEGLQVETVIGIYDWEREIRQVVCLDVQMATDIQAAAASEDIDSTLNYKTVSDRLISFIETSEFLLVETMAEEIAQIVLSEFGVRWLKLKLGKPGAVPTARDVGVIIERGERF, encoded by the coding sequence TTGGATATTGTGTACATTGAGGGTTTACAGGTCGAAACCGTTATTGGAATTTACGACTGGGAGCGAGAGATTCGTCAGGTAGTTTGCCTGGATGTTCAGATGGCTACGGATATTCAAGCGGCGGCTGCTTCTGAAGATATTGATAGTACCCTTAACTATAAAACCGTATCTGACCGACTTATCAGCTTTATTGAAACCAGTGAATTTCTATTGGTAGAAACGATGGCCGAAGAGATTGCTCAGATTGTGTTAAGTGAGTTTGGCGTGCGCTGGTTGAAGCTAAAGCTGGGTAAGCCAGGTGCAGTGCCCACTGCTCGAGATGTGGGTGTAATTATTGAACGGGGGGAGCGTTTCTGA
- the folK gene encoding 2-amino-4-hydroxy-6-hydroxymethyldihydropteridine diphosphokinase, translating into MAQVFVSIGSNADRELYIGRCLDALDALFEKLELSPVYESESVGFDGDNFYNLVASFKTELSVGELSKQLKQVEDDNDRCRTSPRFSGRTLDIDLLTYDALIGDIEGVSLPREEITENAFVLWPLAELAPKERHPVLAETYQQLWLDYDKEKQLLNPVSFIWHERDLSA; encoded by the coding sequence ATGGCTCAGGTATTTGTCAGTATCGGTAGTAATGCCGATCGTGAATTATATATTGGACGTTGTCTGGATGCGCTGGATGCGCTGTTTGAAAAGCTGGAACTCTCTCCTGTTTATGAGAGTGAGTCAGTTGGGTTTGATGGTGATAATTTTTACAATCTGGTGGCGTCGTTTAAAACCGAACTGTCGGTCGGGGAGCTGAGTAAGCAGCTGAAACAGGTGGAGGATGATAATGATCGTTGTCGGACGTCGCCAAGGTTTAGTGGTCGTACGCTTGATATCGATCTCCTTACCTATGATGCTTTGATTGGTGATATTGAAGGTGTTTCTCTTCCCCGGGAAGAGATTACAGAGAATGCGTTTGTACTGTGGCCCTTAGCGGAGCTCGCCCCAAAAGAACGACATCCGGTGCTGGCGGAGACTTATCAGCAACTATGGCTGGATTATGATAAAGAGAAACAATTGTTAAATCCTGTGTCTTTTATTTGGCATGAGAGAGACCTTTCTGCATGA
- a CDS encoding LemA family protein — protein MGTGSLIFLVVIAILVFYVVAIYNRLVTLKNRFQNSFAQIDVQLKRRYDLIPNLVETAKAYLEHERGTLEAVIAARNEAMAGLKAAAANPESAQALSQLAKAEGGLQGALGKLSIVVEDYPDLKADTNMRQLSEELTSTENRVSFARQAFNDAVTDYNSYKQSFPPVILAGTFGHVKDASLLEFADKEQLQAAPKVSF, from the coding sequence ATGGGAACCGGATCACTCATTTTTTTAGTTGTTATAGCAATACTAGTCTTTTATGTAGTGGCTATTTATAACCGCCTGGTAACGCTTAAAAATCGATTTCAGAACAGCTTTGCGCAGATCGATGTGCAATTAAAGCGGCGCTACGATCTGATTCCAAATCTGGTTGAAACCGCTAAAGCTTATCTTGAGCATGAGCGTGGAACGCTGGAGGCGGTCATTGCTGCCCGAAATGAAGCGATGGCAGGACTTAAGGCCGCTGCAGCAAACCCGGAAAGTGCACAGGCATTGTCGCAACTTGCTAAAGCCGAGGGGGGCCTGCAAGGGGCGCTGGGTAAGTTAAGTATTGTGGTGGAGGATTATCCTGATCTGAAAGCCGATACCAATATGCGCCAGTTAAGTGAAGAGCTTACCTCAACTGAGAACCGTGTGTCCTTCGCTCGCCAGGCTTTTAATGATGCTGTCACTGACTACAATAGTTATAAGCAGAGCTTTCCTCCGGTGATTCTGGCAGGAACTTTTGGGCACGTTAAAGATGCGTCTTTATTAGAGTTTGCGGACAAAGAACAGCTTCAGGCTGCACCTAAAGTTAGTTTCTGA